The genomic stretch GACGGAGAAGGGCGAGGTCCGCCGGAGGAAGCTCGAATCAGCGGTGAAGAGGGAATGCAGCAGGAACTCCGCGCGGTGAAGAGCTTCAGCGCAGCGAGAGCAGCGTCGCAACATCGACGGGAGCAGcgctctggcggcgaccggcggcggagAGGAAGCAAGAGGCGAAGGGCTCGAAGTGCTCTGGAAATGGGGgcaaatgcgaagaagaagatgaagtggaaccgctcCGCCCTCATATGGAGAGGAAAGGAAGTGGGCCGAAAACTGCTGGGCCGCGGTGGTTCGCGTCGTGGGCTACCACGTGGCGCGAGAATACACGCGCAGAAAACATAGTGCCACaggaaggccacacggatccgataCGGCGGTCGGGATCCGGTGTGGCACCATAAATGCTGACGCgggagccgaagggaagtgacccctgacactggcgcatcAGACACAGtgtgcatgtcactgacaggcgctgtacccgagaaattctcgacttcgccgaggagagagttaatgATAAAGATGCCGGGGAATAAGATACCGGAGGCACCTTGAAAAGAGGGAAAGAAGTAAGTCCGGCACAGATGCCGGAGATCTAGGCTCAtcgccggaaagattaaaccggtaccttaggatatgagaacctggcatggtccgtcggataggatccactagactataccagcttcggggactaatgttggggggatgacccccggtatgccaaaggcatgccaaaaccggatggtttaggccattaagataccggtttaatgtttataccggagcacgaagttgagAGTTTGGTTAAGTGAAGTTAAGCTggtatccccaggaggggtataccggaaccggatagagaaaGACACTGggcaccggtaagaagtgcattgtagcacgtcggcaggactggtcaaagattctctccagagctagaagacaaagatgagctaagcaaagtagctttaaacgaagccctgacgataaagaagaggatgacgctgaaagaagccggaggatgtCAGCCTccttgattaaagaagaccccggtgtcatctatgcttaaagtaactttgtaaagtagtttgtctagtcaaagatgccattagggtttcttcctctgtaagccaccctctcccctatataaggagagggggcacgccCCATACGCGGGCATGTGAGTCCTTGTATTcagaaacctgtaaccttgttgttcatggaatagagaagacCTAGAACGGGGTTcgtccttgtgtctctcttcttctacctctggccttggccgagttcttgaggaaagcacccggaagttcatcctacctgatcaaaaaccctcccccgaatcctctagcgtccattcggccccaacttaagtcatcctatggcatctgtctgttcaccacgatgacattaacattaagtaaagcatgagtatctccaacaaatatatccataaaccatgtgtcatgattccccaacagataacccaaCAAGATAACGATAGCGAAACGAGATATAatggcactagcatgcactacgactcgcaaggcagaaccGATAaacaaacaacagctgtaggagggtggtggaggcaatatgggctgcttcagGTAACAAGTGGGTAGGACACGTGACAAAAAcacaactcaaggatagcataagAGAGAagtcaaaataaaataggtgagcgactgctGCAGAGACAtgagtttaggaaatgcttgcaTGTTAAAGGTTGTCGAAGAACATCCAGAGAACTTGTCGTAGCTCGCATCAACTCATCGTCCTATccatgaagaagcaaagtgctACAACAAACAACAGATGCAacacttactactacggaagaagaatcgacatgatgatatgcatgacatggcaaagatgatgtgatgcaacttatccatattaatcggagtcggaaccccggacaaacaaattaggttggagttgcattttttaccgacaaagttaagtgttgattagcatagcATAACATGACAAGGGTGCGTTACTTCAATGTTAAACGGAGTGGGGAAAACCACGTCAatgttccgaaatactccgcatatatgtgaggtggatATGCGTAACTATCAACGcaagacatgatgcgagatgcaaacaggtgtatggatggcatattcatgttcagtgcATTTTTCTTATCAACTTCCATatataacacattttatttcgagttgcCAAATAAAAGTTATTAGAAGAATAGTTTTTATTATATAAAATAGATAAACATATTTCATTTTTAAATAGAAAAGGACTTGAACGAAAAGTCTAGCCGGAGAAGGGATTGCGGGTTAGTTTTGATAACATCCATGGGGTTATCATGTAAAGCCGAAGCTACATGGACTGCGGGTTCATGAATTAAAGGATGCAGGGGCCCTTTTGCAAAACATTTGGATCTAGGTTTGGTAGAATTTTCTCACCGAGATGGATCTGATCCGCAGTGGATGACATGTGGGGTCAAGGAGTCGATGTGGCAGACGACGTGGTGGACGATGTGGCCACCATGTGCAAGTGGCGGTGATCACCGACGGGATGGCGAGGATACTCGCGGGCTACTCGTTGGTTTCTAAGATGCACGGGTGGGGGCGTTCGGCGCGTCTCGTCGGTGCAGACCGGAGAGAGGTGGCGTTGTGGTAGGAGcctcgccggagcatcaccggcggCAAAGATCTGTGGAGGCGGCGACGGTCACCAAGGTTACGTAAACAAAACAGGAAGCTAGGGAGGAGGCGAGGATGTCTAGGGGTGCGCGttctcaccctgaagctcaacgTGTAAACGTCGGGGCCGGAGGAGGAAGACGTTTGCCGGAATTGTTGAATTGATCCACCGGGTCAGAGAAAGTAACGAGGTCGGAGGCGACGATTTAGGGCGCTTTGAGTCGATTCCTTCGACGAGGTTGCAGAGGAGAACAAGGCGGAGATTTCGGTGGCGGTGGTTTGTCGAGGGGATGCCGGAGATGGTGGGGCGCCAGAGAAGAAGTGACGGTGCTATGGGGAAATACCCTCTCCCGTTTTGCttgcggaggaagaagaatgggggaagagaggcggcggcgcgaggggagGATGGAGGATAGGCCAGGGTTTGGAGGGGATTAAAAGGGAAAGAGGGGGAGAAGGTGGCGCGGTGGGTGCGCTACGTTGTCTAGGCCATGTCGATGGTGACgtgcacgggggggggggggggtcacgcCTCCTGCGTGAGGGGAAAGACGACAACGAGGAGGTCGTACCGATTCAGCGAGCTGGGCTGAGTGGGGTCGCAGAAGAAAAAGGCCAAAGTGGCCTGGTGCGGTGGAGGGAAGAAAAGAGGGAGGTGGGCTGAGCTGGAGAGGAAAAGAGCGGGCCAGGGAGAGTGGTAGGGTTTTGTTTTAAATTCTTTTTTCCCATTTTGTTTTTAAAAACTGGTTTGATACATCTTTTGAAAATAGAGCAAAACAAACaaagttttattttgaaaacatttaaAATAACTTTATTTGTTACATAGTTTTGGTGTTAAGGTTTTGTTCAAGGAGAAGACATAGAGGAGGTTTATTAAATAAACCATTTGAGAGGAAGaaacaaaatagtttttatttgaaataatgtttatttgataaaatcttgtgaatgatatgatgcatgatgcatgatgatgcataaaagaaaaagaacaagcaaaatcTATTATCGGtatatccggggccgttacatcCAACGGAAACGTCTTGTCCAGCATCCACCTCTCCAAACCATCATCATCGGTTCCCAGAGCCAAACAACAAAAGTGAGTTTAACAATGCATATGACACAGATCTTCCCATCCCTGGTCTCACCGGCAACAAGTGCTTCTTGCCCTTCTACGTGAGGCACATCGACCCGAGAGAACTGCATCGTAGCCGTGTTGAGCACTCACGCCGTGACTAGACTCTCTGCTACCAAGTAGATGGACCCATTCACCAGCTTTCCGTTGTCAGGGGTGTACTTCTCGTCCAAAGGCTGAAACACGGGCCGCATATTTGCAGTGAACACCAACGGGAAAATCTGCCACTCTCTAGTTTCTGATGAGAGGACGGCGGCTTGGGCCCCGTAGTCTTCGCTGCAGACGCAGATAACGCGGAACGGGCCTTGGTCTTCTTCCGGGGAGAGGATATGGTACTCGATGCACATGTCTTCGCAGATCTTGTCAGGCGGCGTGGGGAAGAGATGTAGGGCACGCGTCAGGGGGTTGTAGACGGCCAAGCCATCGGTTTTGTTATAGCTGATGAGAACGGCATACCCATCGTGGCAGTTCTTGATTCCCCACTCAGGGGTGGAGCCTTCGTCGTCGGGAAGGCGGGTGAGGAGGAAATTGGCGCCACAGACGGCCGCGGTGAGGTCCGGGTCGGAGCGCAGGCGGACAGGGCGGAAGGCAAGGGTGTCGGATTCAAAGATGTCGAGTAATAGGCCGAGGAGTGGAGACGAATGGAGGTCGCGGAAGCGGCGGCGGATGAGCGGACGGCGTGGAGAGAGGAGCGGCTGGTGAGGGTGGCGCGGACGAGGGTTGGGAGGGAGGGGAGGCGGAGGAATATCTCCAGAAGGAGGTCGTCGCCGAGGGCGCATATGGTGGTCGGAGCTGGTGGGGATTTCGCCAGCGGCTCACATGCCATGGGAACACAGGGAATGAGTGAAGGTTGTCTAGTTTCAACCAAAGATAGAAGAAAGAAGCAAAGAGCCGTGAGTGCAAGAAAGCTCACGGGCCAATATGGGTCGGCGCCCAGTATGCTAGATGTGACTTGTGCAGTTCCgctataacaaaaaaaaaaaggtgagcAGGCAAACCAAAGAATATACCCTAAACTTCCGTTACACTTTGAAAGACAGGTTTAAATTCAATACAACTGACCGGTAGAATTTGCCGACTAGCAATGTATGCAACATATACAAAGATATATCTCGGAATATTTGCTTCGATACAAAGATCTGCCCCTGTTGTTTTACATAGACTTAGTGAAACACTAAGCAATAATGATTATCACACCTTTTAGACTGCTACACAACATTCGAGTAGGTCAATAGTTGCAAGTACTTAGCTAGTTAGCTTCACTGTATCGTCCATCATTTCCTTCCCTCATTACATTTGCTTGCCACCTAACAGTTAAAATGACGTTCACTGAAAGAGGTTTCCCTGGGAAACAACTATACAGTATGCTGAACCAGCCTGTAGATTTGCAACTCCGGTTTCTACCCAGTGTAGCTTCATAATTTGAAAGAACGTTTGTTGTGTTGAATGGAACACAGGATTTTCCTTCAGGGCATCAGGAGACCTATGATATAGTTCACTGAGCAGACATCACCTCAACAGTTTTGAGCAGCTAACAGGGGTTAGTTGGCTGCAAAACAGATAGTGATGCAGTCAGAAAATATGAATAAGCTGAATCTAGATTTAAGAAAAAAACATCGTAGCATGGGATTTATCTTTCTTCTTCTGGCATTACATGCATATAGGAGCATTAGTTCCTGGCTCCACACGTGCCTAACATCCAAATCTGAAATTGCTTCAAATTGTTGACCAACATATTACGATGTGAACTACAATCACGTATATATTAATAGCTATCTCAGTTGTCTTGTAATCATGTGATTTTTACATTTTTCCTAATTTACTAATACAGTGGAGAGTACAGATATATTACTAGGATCAACATGCTTCTTTACATTTACAGTACAACCATTTTGTACAGATAACAAAAAGCTATTCAATCATAATTGCtttatatatatgcatgatgaACAGGATAACTTACAAGACCTTGCTAATAAAAACAACTGAGAAAAGGAGAGTTCTTACTCGACAACTTAGAAATCTCGTCAAAAAATATTTCTTTAGGGGCATGGAAGCAAAGTAGCCTTTCTCGAGCTTTTCATATGCAGTGTCATGAGCAATATGAATTAAGATACTTGTGCAGGAGAGCAGCTGCATCTTGATTTTTGCAGAACTTTGGATCCATGTGAGGCTAGGTACGAGCACCaaaataaagtgatattacatcaAGAATGGCACAGAGAAAAATGTAGGCAATGTAGCTAAAAAAATCTATGTACAATCTGTTCCCAGTATCACCAAAAGTAGTTTATGTGGAAGTGACTGTACTTAATTACCTCACATAACTATGGTTTGCTTTATCTGTATTAGTGTGAAAAGAAGAAAACATCCAATAGAGGAACACCACGATTTGTTTAGCGCTAAGAAAACAACGGACTATATTTAACATTGTTTATGCAGCAACACGATCAAGAGAAGCAAGAAGGTTGAAACACGATATTTGGCTTTGCAACTACATGGTAGATTTATGCAAAGTGCTAGAATATGGGTACCCACATGATTGATTATATTTCCATCTGACTCAAGAGAGCTTGAGAAATCTTGGTAAAAGGGTAAATGGGAACCGTCCTAGTTGGCATTCAGGAAATATATTGTCAATCACAGGGAATACTTTTTGGCAATGATCAAAGAAACCTGCAGACAAGATGAAATTGTTCTAATTATTACATGATCTGGGAATCTTGCCCGTTAATATTCATTTTCTTCCATTGCAATATGAATCAGGGGCCTAGTCAATAGTGATGTTTGGTCTGGAAAAAAAAATCTGCTCAGAGGTTACAGATATTATACTTCCAGTACACTAGAAGTCTGGTCATTAGTATCCACAAAGTACACAAATAGCATGCAATTCCCAACAGGACATGGCATGTTGATTCATTCTACACATGAGTAATCTAACTAGGAGTGCATTGACAAAATCATAATAAGACATCAGTACAAACGTAAGGAtaatcttgaagaaatgcagttTTAGTTATCTTCGTCCTAGTAATGTACCTTAGAAGAGTCAAGGGTTCACCCGGTTGCGTCGCAACAAAGGAGGCCATGGCATCAAGTAGGGATATGAAGCGCTACAGCCAGCATGAAGGATATGAATGAGCTGATTCAGCTCCGCTGATACACAAGGATATGAACCAGCAAGGTAAACTATGAGCCATCTCACAGTAAGTAGACAAGTACACTAATCCATCAATAAATTGCCACAATCTTAAGTGAAAAATGATCCACTACCACTACTGAACACTGAATAATCACATCATTAATCTTGTCATCACCGGCTCTCAAAATCCAGACAACAAGCATAGGTTGCACATCACAAACATTACAGAGCTTCCCATTCTTGGTCTCACCAGCCACAAATTCCCATTTTCCCTTCAAGGAGCACAGGCAGCTCGATTTCAGAGAACTGCAGTGTCGTGGTGTTCAGCACATGCATATTGCAGAGCCATAGTCACTCCTGTCTATCAATAATCTATCAATGGGGAAATATTTCTACAAGATGTGAACTATTGACCTGAAAGAACATTTAACTATGGTAGACCACTCGACGAGCTTTGCAAGTTCCTGAAATTAGGCCAAGATAAAATTGGTATAGTACAAAACGATTCCCCTTAGCAAAGCAGGCAGTGTTGCGCTTGGTGAGAAAACCATTGCACAACATGCAATTGGAAATAAAATGGGGTATTAGTGCAGCAACTAGAAATCCCACTGTCACAACATTCTACATGAATTCCTACACAACATATTACAATCATAAACCAAGCGATTCAAAGGCAGTGTCGGAGTCTTTGAGGGTGATGGGATCAGCAGTAGCTGGAGCAAATTTCATAATGTATGTTTCAAGCTGCAGTAGCATTCCTGATAGAGCAATACCAAGTATGTATGATTGAGAAAAGTAATGTGAAATGATATGTAGTTAATTTCATTTATGCCAATTCTAAACTGATCTCGCAAGTTGGATATCTGTCTAACTTAACTTCGTTCACACGTTAAGGATTACAAATACATAGTTAGGTCAACACATTGCTTAACattgaagagagagagagagagagagagagagagagagagagagagagagagagagagagagagctaacTTTTTCGAGAATACGACAGGGAGCTAAACTTAAGAGACTTGTATAAGGATTCAAGAGAACTTAAGAAATCTTGCTAAAAGAGTAAATGGGAACCGTCCTGTTTGCCATTCAGGAAATATTTCCAATCACATAGAATACTTTTTCCAAGCACAAAAGAAAAACTTTAGCCATTTTCTAGCTACAGAAAGCAATATCATGTCAGCTATTAGTGATAGATGACGAGGTTACACAAATGACTAAAGATTGCCAATAACACTAGGAGATATTGGTTTATTCTACAGTGAGAAAACAACATACATAGTAGAAATAACATTCTCTGTTTCAAGTTTTCTTCTTCCGCCTAGTCAAGCCCCTTCGAGTTGAGGGTTCACCTTATTGCATACCAATGAAGGAGGGAACGCCATGATGTAGGGATAGGAAATATTGGAGTGGGTGACAGTGCAGAGCTTACTCAGCTCCTCTGTTTCAAGGCAGAAGCACATGAAGTGGCAAGAATTTGGACGCCTCTCACAGAAGGTGGAGAAATAAACAAAGCCACCAATAATCGCCACAACATTGAGCGAAACATCATCATCTAGGCAATACCGAGAGATGTTATGTGTATCATCCTGCAGCGAAAATGTCTTATCCAGCGCCCATCTGTCTTCACCGTTGTTGTTGTCGGGTCTCCGGACCCAGACAACAAGCATGAGTTGAACTGCGCAAACCAGACAGAGCTTCCCATCTTTGGTCTCGCCGGGCTTAAATTCCTCTTGCCCTTCGGTATGCAGCGGCGGCTCGATCTGAGAGaactgcagcgtggccgtgttcaGCACGCGGACGTTGGCCCCGCTGGTAAATGTCCAATAAACAGAGCCGTTCACCAGTGTACCATTCAGAGAGCTATATCCATCCTCCGAAAATGGGAAAACCTTCCACTCTCTGGTGTCTGATGAGAAGACGGCGGCCTGCGCCCCCCATTTTTCGTGAGAGACAGAGACAACATGGAAAGGCCCGTTGTTGTTTTCTTCGGAGGCGAGCATGTGGAACTCGACGTACATGTCGCAGCAGATCTCGTCCGGCGGCACGGGGAAGAGATCCAGGGACCGCGTGAGGGGATCGTAGACGGCCATTTTCTTGATTTCCCAGTTGACGAGGACAACAAATCCGTCGCCGCAGTATTCCATTGACCATTGGGGATCGGGGTCATTATCGTCTTCGGGGAGCAGGGTAAAGAAGACGTCCGCGCCgcggatggcggcggcgtggtcCCGGTCGGAGTGGCGGCGGATGGGGGCGAAGACGGGTATGGATGGATCGTGTATGTCGAGGAATACGCCGAGGAGCGGTGGAGGGTGTAGCTCGCGGAAACGGCGGCGGAAGGCGGGTGACGAGCGGACGGCGCGGAGGAAGGCGGGGCTGGTGAGTGCCGCGCGGACGAGGCTCGGGAGGGAGGGGAGGTGGAGAAATACCTCGCGCAGGAGGTCGTCGCCGAGGTCGCTTATGGTGGTGGGAGTGGCTGGCGGGGATTTCTtcttcagcggcggcggcggcggcggcggcagccgcggTTGCTGAGAGGCCATGTCGGGACACTGGAAACGAGGAAAGGAAGGCGGCGTCATTGTTTCAAGCCAGCCCGGCAGCCCATAAGAAAGCAAGCAGCCAGCCCAGTATGCAACAATGGACTCCTAGTGAGCCCGTCCAAAAGCCCAGTATGCAACAATCGACCAACAGGCTTGGTATTGCTGTTCCACTAGAAAAAAGGTATTGCTGTTTTAGCGGTTACAATCGTGATACATGCATGCAGCTATTACAGATAAAGTCAGGAGGGATACTCAGCCACGAGTTCCCTTGCCTACTATTAGAAACATTTTATGCACACAAATTGAGCTGCAATATTAGCAAATCTGcgaagaaaatgaaaagaaaagctaGTAAAACTCCTACTAATCTCATTGGTTTCACCTATAATAGAAGGGATTTCAGAGCGGTGAAAGTTGTCATCATGCCACATATTGGTCATTACTTGTGAGTcgctcttcaaaaaaaaaaaagataactcATCTTGTCCTGTCAAAAAGCGCCCATCCCAAACAAAGTAGAAGCCCTAGTGTAATGTCTGATGGAGATAATTTGTTAGCTCAAAAATAAGGTACCACTTAAGCCAGGGTTATAGACGGAAGTAAAGAGCTTCAGCATCATCATCCGTTGTTTCATTACATCATGGTATCATTACATAGTTGCTTGCCGCTTGACAGTTCTAAGGAAGTTTCACAAACAGATACAAGTTATAGCTGAAGATAGTTCAGATTCTCCTTGTGGATCAACAAAGAACAGCATGCTGTAGCACCTACAGTAAACTTGCAATTCCGATTTCTAACCAGCCAAGATATGTAGTTTGAAAGAACTTCTGCAGTTGAATGGAACATATGCTTCTCATTCTGGCCTTAATAGTTGCGGGCAGCTCAATCAGACTTTAACTGGATAAACCGGTTGCCTGCAAAACAAATGTTGAGCAATCAGCCACCCTAAAGAATCTGCTTGTGCAAGAAAGAAAAGATTAACATGGCCATCAAGTTTCTTGAGGCATCCATACAAGAGTTTCACACAGTAACTACTTCATAAATACATCTCAAAATAAGTAACTGCTCCAGATTGGTGGGCAACCTTTTACAAGCTAACTACAAATACTTGAGATaactgatgcaaaaaaaaaagttatataTAGCTGATGTCATCTACTTCCTCCACCCCATTAAATTTAGAGTACATCAATTATCAACTGATCTTGTCATTTGTACAAGTGTACCTTTTGCCCAACTTTACAAAATCTGCGaaactattccaagtatattggaAACTACAGATATATTTTTAGGGCAGGCAAGCTTCTTTGCATTTACACTATAAACATTTTCTGCAAAGGGGCTAATAGAGGACAGAATGCTATTCGATGATATTTGTACATGTACATGCACGGCAAACACGAGAACTAATGAAGAATCTTGCAAATGAGAAAAAGGTGAGTTTCCACTCAATAATTTAGAAATATTGTTGATATATAGAGAATACTACTCGGAAGCGAGAAAATAATAATGTCCAGCCCTTTTTTCGAGTTTTTGTATAAGCTATCATGTCAACAACGCTATAAATGATAATTTCTCTAGATATACTTGCATGAGGGCATATGTATCTTGACTATTGCAGAACTTTGAACTCAGTTGATCTGTATTAGTGGCAGAATAAAATGCTAGATGGCAGAGAGAAGGGTAGGACTACCGAAATAAAAGCAAGTATGGACCTCTTCTCGATTCCCCAAATGCAGTGTAA from Lolium rigidum isolate FL_2022 chromosome 4, APGP_CSIRO_Lrig_0.1, whole genome shotgun sequence encodes the following:
- the LOC124647703 gene encoding uncharacterized protein LOC124647703, producing MASQQPRLPPPPPPPLKKKSPPATPTTISDLGDDLLREVFLHLPSLPSLVRAALTSPAFLRAVRSSPAFRRRFRELHPPPLLGVFLDIHDPSIPVFAPIRRHSDRDHAAAIRGADVFFTLLPEDDNDPDPQWSMEYCGDGFVVLVNWEIKKMAVYDPLTRSLDLFPVPPDEICCDMYVEFHMLASEENNNGPFHVVSVSHEKWGAQAAVFSSDTREWKVFPFSEDGYSSLNGTLVNGSVYWTFTSGANVRVLNTATLQFSQIEPPLHTEGQEEFKPGETKDGKLCLVCAVQLMLVVWVRRPDNNNGEDRWALDKTFSLQDDTHNISRYCLDDDVSLNVVAIIGGFVYFSTFCERRPNSCHFMCFCLETEELSKLCTVTHSNISYPYIMAFPPSLVCNKVNPQLEGA